The genome window TCTATGCGATGAAGATGCACGGCTCGCAGCTGCGGGCCTCGGGCGATCCCTATTTCGCCCATCCGATCCAGGTCGCCGGCATCCTGACCGACTACCGGCTGGACACCGCCACCATCGTCACCGCCCTGCTGCACGACGTGGTCGAGGACACCTCGGCCACCCGCGACGACATCGCCCTCATGTTCGGCGAGGAGGTCGCGGTGCTGGTCGAGGGGGTGACCAAGCTGAGCCGGCTGGAGCTGCAGGCCGAGCACACCCGTCAGGCCGAGAACCTGCGCAAGTTCATCCTGGCGATCTCGAAGGACGTGCGCGTCCTGCTGGTGAAGCTGGCCGACCGCCTGCACAACATGCGGACGCTGAAATACGTCAAGCCCGAGAAGCGCGAGCGGATCAGCCGCGAAACCCTGGAGGTCTATGCGCCGCTCGGCCGGTCGATTGGCATCCACTCCATCGCGTCGGAGCTGGAAGAGCTGGCGTTCGAGCATCTGAACCCCACGGCCCGGACCGCCATCGAGCGGCGGCTGGAGGCGCTGAAGCTGGAGCATGGCGGGGCCACCGAGACCGTCGCCGAAGAATTCCACCGGGTGCTGAGCGAGGCGGGGATCAAGGCCCGCGTCTATGGCCGCCAGAAGACCCCCTATTCGATCTGGAGGAAGCTGCAGAGGAAGTCCGTGGGCTTCTCGGCCCTGTCCGACATCTATGGCTTCCGCGTGCTGGTCGAGGCCGAGGACGACTGCTACCGCGCGCTGGGGGTCATCCACCGCGCCTGGCCGATGGTGCCCGAGCGGTTCAAGGACTTCATCTCGACCCCCAAGTCGAACAACTATCGCTCGCTGCACACCACGGTGGTCGGCCCCGCCGGTCTGCGGATCGAGATGCAGATCCGCACCGAGGCCATGGACCGGGTGGCCGAGGACGGGGTGGCGGCGCACTGGGCCTACAAGAACAAGTCCTATGGCTTCGACCAGGAAGCGATGGAGCGCGAGGGCGGCCGCGACCCGCTGCAGAACCTGCGCCACCTGGTGCAGGTGATCGAGCACGGGGAGGGGGGCGAGGACTGGGTCGAGCACGCCAAGCTGGAAATGTACCTGGATCAGGTCTTCGTCTTCACGCCCAAGGGGCGGCTGATCACCCTGCCGCGCGGGGGCATGGCGCTGGACTTCGCCTATTCCGTCCACACCGAGGTCGGCGACACGGCCGTGGGCGTCAAGATCAACGGCGAGCTGAAGCCGATGCGCACGGCGCTGCAGAACGGCGATGTGGTCGAGATCATCCGCGGCAAGAAGCGCGAGGCCCCGGCCGACTGGCGCAGCCTGACCGTCACGGGCCGCGCCCGGTCGGCCATTCGCCGCCATATCCGCTCTTCGGAACGCGACGAGTTCTACAAGCTGGGCAAGACGACGCTGGAACAGGCCCTGGGTCGGGTCGGCAAGTCGCTGGCCGAGGTGTCGCTGAAGTCCGCGGTCGAGACCTTGGCCACCGGCACCGAGGAGGATCTGTTCGACGCCATCGGCCGGGGCCGTCTGCCCGCCAACAAGGTGGTCGAGATGCTGTTCCCGGCCCTGAAGGGCACGCTGAACACCGGCCAGGAACGCCGCAGGATCGCCGACGACAAGGCCCGCATGTTCGTGCGGGGCGGCGGCCTGACGCCGGGAATCAGCATCCATTTCGGGGCCTGTTGCACCCCGGTGCCCGGCGACCGGATCGTGGGTATCCTGGAGCCCGAGCAGGGCCTGACCGTCCATGTCATCGACTGCCAGAAGCTGGCCGACTATGCCGACGACGACAGCGTCTGGCATGACCTGCAGTGGACGCCCCAGGCCGAACAGGGTGCGGTCGGCACGGCCCGCCTGCGCGCCACCATCAAGAACGCGCCCGGTGTCCTGGGCCAGGTCTGCACCGTGATCGGCGAGGCCGGCGGCAACATCCTGAACCTGAAGATGGCCCACCGTCAGTCGGACTTCTTCGACGTCGATCTGGACGTCGAGGTCGCCGACGCCAAACACGCCACCAGCATCATGGCCGCGCTGAGGGCCAACCCCAGCGTGGACACCGCCGAACGGTCGCGGGGGTAGGGCCGCTGTCCTATCGAAGGGCCGTCAGTTCATCTAGATAGGCAAACGCAGCTACCGGATCTCGCAGAAGGTAAGTCTTCAACTTTCGCGGATTTTTCCCGCGTGCGCGAATAAGGATGTAACTTTCATACAGACTTGCTGTGTGGAGCCTACAGGCGACCAATTCGCTCAGCCGGACAGAAAAAAACAGCGGATGTAGAAAAACGAGTCTGTCATCAGCCTCGTAGAAGACCGCACCGCCAACGACGAACCTGTAAAGATAGGCCCATCCCGCTGCTCCGCAGATCAACAGCATCGCCGAACTCGCGGCTGCGAGAACCGATATCAAAACAGGTATCCCGCTTCCCCAGACCGTGCCTGGCGTCACCCAGCACCAAGCCATGGCCATCGAACCCGACAACCAGAGGCCAGTCGCCAAAGCCATCTGATTCTGCACGCGGCTCCGCTCGACAGAAACAGCCGCTTTGCCCATCGAGGTTTCGGTCATCGTGCTGGCGCTTCAGTCAAGCTGTGATGCCTAAGGGGACGTCGGTCGAATGCCGCGACTTCCGGGACACCCAGGCCGGAAGCCTACTTCTTCCCGGGAGGCTGGGTGAAGGGCGAGGTGCCGACCGACACGGCCGGCTTGGCCTTCTCTGCCTTGGGTTTGCGGACTTCCTTGTTGGACTTCACTTGACCCTTGGCCATGGCTGATACTCCGGACGGGCACCGCCGGGAGGGCGGGCGTGACGAATACAGCATAGCCTGTGTCGATCCCGCCGTCCTCCGAAAGCGTGGGCTTGACGAGCAACGATCTGGCGAACAACGATCTCCCAGTTTGTAACTGGGGGCCAGGATGCGCTCAATTGCGAGGGCAATCTTGGGCGTCCTGCCCATTGTCTGGACCGTCATCACGGCCCCGATCGCGATCATCAGCGCCCTCAGCGACCTGCTCAATATCGACGGTCTGCTGCTCGCTCCGGTCGCCACCTACAGGGCGGCTGCGGTCGACACGGCGTCCGCCCTCGGCCTGTCCCTGCCGGTCGCGTGCTGGGTGATTGATGTGGTCATGCTGGCCCTCGCGGCGGGCGTTCTGGCCTGGCTATTCTTCACGCGTCTTTTTCTCGAAAGCCGGAGCCAGTGGAGGGCGGCGCGAGAGGGACGGGCCATCGCCGTCAACCCTCAGGCTCGCCGCCGAACAGGCCGCCATTGCGCAATCCAACATCCGGATGTTCAGGGCCAACGAGCGCCGCAAGCTTCTCATCGCGTCAGGGATCGTTGTCGCGATCGTCGCCGGCAACTTCGTGGTTCCCTTGTTTGCAAAATTCTGAACTTGACGAGAACAAAAAGCCAACATAGAACATATACAGAACACGCAATCTGGGGATAAGGCGATGACACGGGTGGTTCGGGAAACTCTGTCGCTTGCATCGTGCGGCGGCTTTGTCTGGATGGTCTGGCAGGTCGCCCTGTTGGCGAGATGAGTCGCCTCCGGCCTGACATCGAGGTTCAGGCCATTTCCGAAGCGCCCGCAAAGACCGGTTTCGTCCATCTGAGGGTCCGCTCGGCCTATTCGCTGCTGGAAGGCGCGATCAAGGCGGGCAAGGTCGGGAGACTGGCGGCGGACGCAGGGATGCCGGCGGTCGGCGTTTCGGACCGGGTCAATCTGTTCGGGGCGCTGGAGTTTTCCGAAGCCGCCAAGGCGGTGGGGGTCCAGCCGCTGATCGCCTGTGCCCTGCCGGTGACCGGCATCGGCGGCAAGCGGACCGAACGCTGGGCCAAGGTGCCGACCGTGGTCCTGATCTGCCAGGACGAGACGGGCTGGCGAAACCTGTGCGCCCTGTCGTCCTCGGCCTATCTGGACGCCGGAGACGAGGAGCCGCATGTGACCTGGGATCAGGTCGTGGCCCGGTCGGCGGGGCTGATCCTGCTGTCGGGCGGTCCGGACGGTCCGGTCGATCCCCTGTTCGTGCAGAACAAGCCGGCCGAGGGGGCAAGGGCGCTGGCGGCGATGGCCGGGGCGTTCGGCGACCGGTTCTATGTCGAGCTGCAGCGGCATGGCCGACCGGACGAGGCGGCGGCGGAGCGGGGGCTGGTCGACTGGGCCTATGGCCACGACGTCCCGCTGGTGGCGACCAACGACGTCCACTACGCCCGACAGAACCAGGCGCGGTCGCACGACGCCCTGCTGTGCATCGCCGACGGAGCCTTTACCGGTCAGGAGGATCGCAGACGGATCAGTCCGGAGCATTTCTTCAAGACGGCGGCGGAGATGCGGACCCTGTTCGCCGATCTGCCCGAGGCGTGTGACAGCACGATCGAGATCGCGCGCCGCTGCGCCTTTCTGGTCAGGACCCACCCGCCGATCCTGCCGCGCTTCGACGCCGGCGACGGGCGGACCGAACCCGAAGAGCTGATGCATCAGGCGCGCGAGGGGCTGAAGGCGCGGCTGAATCGGGTGACGCCCTCGGCCCCCGAGGCCGACTACTGGACCCGACTGGAATGGGAGGTCGGGATCATCACCCAGATGGGGTTCCCCGGCTATTTCCTGATCGTGTCGGACTTCATCAAATGGGCCAAGGCGCACGGGATTCCCGTCGGGCCGGGGCGGGGTTCGGGGGCCGGGTCGCTGGTCGCCTGGGCCCTGACCATCACCGATCTGGACCCCTTGCGGTTCGGCCTGCTGTTCGAGCGGTTCCTGAACCCCGAGCGGGTCTCCATGCCCGATTTCGACATCGACTTCTGCCAGGAGCGGCGGGAGGAGGTGATCACCTATGTCCAGGAGCGGTACGGCAAGGACCGGGTCGCCCAGATCATCACCTTCGGCACCTTGCAGGCACGGGCCGTGCTGCGCGATGTCGGCCGGGTGCTGCAGATGCCGCTGGGCCAGGTGGATCGGCTGGCCAAGATGATCCCCAACAATCCGGCCAATCCCACGACCCTGGCCCAGGCGATCGAGATCGAGCCGCGTCTGCGTGAGGCGCGCGACGCCGACCCGGCGGTGGCGAGCCTGCTGGAGACCGCTCTGGAGCTCGAGGGGCTGTATCGCAACGCCTCGACCCACGCGGCAGGCATCGTCATCGGCGACCGACCCCTGGTCGAGTTGACGCCCCTGTACCAGGACCCGCGGTCCGACATTCCGGCCACCCAGTTCAACATGAAATGGGTCGAACCGGCCGGGCTGGTGAAGTTCGACTTCCTGGGCCTGAAGACCCTGACGGTGCTGGACCGGGCCCACGGATACCTGTCCCGGCGCGGGGCGGCGCAGGACTTCAACCTGCTGCCACTCGACGATGGCAAGACCTATGAGCTGATGGCCTCGGGCCAGACGGTCGGGGTGTTCCAGCTGGAATCGCAAGGGATGCGCGACACCCTGCGCAAGATGCGCTGCGGTTCCATCGAGGAGATCACGGCGCTGATCTCGTTGTATCGCCCCGGGCCGATGGAGATGATCGACACCTATATCGACCGCAAATTCGGTCGGGCCGAGGTCGACTATCTGCATCCCAGCCTGAAGGAGACGCTGTCGGAGACCTATGGCGTCATCATCTACCAGGAACAGGTGATGAAGATCGCCCAGATCCTGGCGGGCTACAGCCTGGGCGAGGCCGACCTTCTGCGCCGCGCCATGGGCAAGAAGAAGAAGGAGGAGATGGATTTCCAGAAGGCGCGCTTCATCAAGGGCGCGTCCGAGAAGTCCGTGCCGGAACAGCAGTCGGACTCCATCTTCGAACTGGTGGCCAAGTTCGCCGGCTATGGCTTCAACAAGTCGCACGCGGCGGCCTATGCGCTGATCAGCTACCAGACCGGCTGGCTGAAGGCGAACCATCCGGTCGAGTTCTTCGCCGCCTCGATGAGCCTCGATCTGTCGAACACCGACAAGCTGGCGGTCTTCTATCAGGATGCCAGGAAGTTCGGCGTGCCCGTGCGGGCACCCGATGTGAACACATCCTCGGCCGACTTCGACGTGGCGTGGGAGGAGGGGACCGGAGCGGTGCTCTATGCGCTGGGGGCCATCCGCAATGTGGGTCTGGAGGCGATGAAGCACGTCGTCGAGGTGCGCGAGACCGGCGGCCGCTTCACCGACATCTTCGACTTCCTGGAGCGGGTCGATCCGCGCGCGGTCAACAAGCGGGCGCTGGAGGGACTGGCCAAATCGGGAGCGTTCGATTCCCTTCATCCGAACCGCCGCCAGCTGTTCGAACAGGCCGATACCCTGATGGCCTATTGCCAGAGCGTGGCGGCGGACCGGACCTCGTCGCAGGTGTCGCTGTTCGGGGCCGATCAGGCGGGGGCGTCGCGGCCCCGGTTGAAGGCCGTGGAGCCCTGGGTCGGGCCGGAACGGCTGGATCAGGAGCTGTCGGCGGTCGGCTTCTACCTGTCCGGCCACCCGCTGGAGGACATGGAAGGGGCGCTGCGGCGCAAGCGCGTGACCTTCGTGGCCGAGGCCGTGCAGCGGGCGGAGCAGGGTCACGACGCCTTCATGATGGCGGGGGTCGTACGGCGACGTCAGGAGCGTGCCAGCGCCAGGAATGGCGAGAAATTCGCCTTCGTCACCTTCTCGGACCCGACGGGCGAGTTCGAATGCCTGTTCCCGCCCGAACAGCTGCGGAAATGCCGCGACCTGCTGGAGGTCGGTTCGGCCCTGATGGTCCGCGTGCGGGCCAAGGCGTCGGACGGGGAGGTCCGCTTCTTCGGCGACGACTGTTCGCGGCTCGATGCCCTGGTGGACGACGCCTCGGTGGGCCTGCGGGTCCATGTGTCGGCGCGCACGACCGACCCCGCCGCCATCCAGGCGCGGCTGGCAAGGGCGACGGCCCAGCCCGGCAAGGGGGGCGCGGGGGGCGAGATCACCCTGATCGCCTCGCTGGACGGACGACGCGAGGTCGAGATGCGGCTGCCGGGCCGCTATCGTCTGGACGGGGCGCTGCGGGGGGCGCTGAAGTCGGCCCCCGGTGTGTTGATGCTGGAAGACGCCTGATGCGCCGGGCCGCCGCGCGGGTGGCCCTGTGGTCGCTGGTCGCGGCCCTGACCGTGTCGGCGGGCGGTTGCGCCTTGTCCGCGGGGCTTGCCGAAACGGCACCCCCGGCCGTTCTGGCCGTTCTGGACGAACCGGCGCTGGCGGGCACGCGCTGGGGTCTGATGGCCGTCACGGCAGAGGGCGAGCCCGTGATGGCGCGGAACGCGGATCAGCGCTTCATGCCGGCTTCGACCACAAAAGTGTTCACCACGGCCGCCGCCTTCGCCCTGCTGGACGATCTGGATGCGCCCGATCCGGCCGACGGGACCTCGGTCCGCCTTGAAGACCGTCCGGACGGCGGTGCGGCCGATGTGGTGCTGGTCGGGGCCGGCGACGCGCAACTGGGCGACGGGCCGGGCTGCGTCACCGACTGCCTGTCCGAACTCGCCGATGCGACGGCCGCGCGGGTCCGGCGGGTCGGAGACGTCATCGGCGACGACCGGCTGTTCCCCGACGCGCGGTGGGGTCCCGGCTGGAGCTGGGAGGACATGCAGGAGCCGTTCGGGGCGGCTGTCTCCGCCCTGACGGTCAACGACAATGTCGTCGTTCTGGAGGTCATGCCGGGCGCGACGGCCGGTGCGCCGGTTCAGGCGACCTGGCGGGACGGAGACGACCTTCAGTCTCTGGAGACGGAGGCGGTCACCGTCGCGGACGGCGAGGCCGATCTGAGGCTGGAACGCCGGCCGGGTCA of Brevundimonas subvibrioides contains these proteins:
- a CDS encoding RelA/SpoT family protein; the protein is METPAAKRIPVLRQFELIEAVKAYDPTADEALLNRAYVYAMKMHGSQLRASGDPYFAHPIQVAGILTDYRLDTATIVTALLHDVVEDTSATRDDIALMFGEEVAVLVEGVTKLSRLELQAEHTRQAENLRKFILAISKDVRVLLVKLADRLHNMRTLKYVKPEKRERISRETLEVYAPLGRSIGIHSIASELEELAFEHLNPTARTAIERRLEALKLEHGGATETVAEEFHRVLSEAGIKARVYGRQKTPYSIWRKLQRKSVGFSALSDIYGFRVLVEAEDDCYRALGVIHRAWPMVPERFKDFISTPKSNNYRSLHTTVVGPAGLRIEMQIRTEAMDRVAEDGVAAHWAYKNKSYGFDQEAMEREGGRDPLQNLRHLVQVIEHGEGGEDWVEHAKLEMYLDQVFVFTPKGRLITLPRGGMALDFAYSVHTEVGDTAVGVKINGELKPMRTALQNGDVVEIIRGKKREAPADWRSLTVTGRARSAIRRHIRSSERDEFYKLGKTTLEQALGRVGKSLAEVSLKSAVETLATGTEEDLFDAIGRGRLPANKVVEMLFPALKGTLNTGQERRRIADDKARMFVRGGGLTPGISIHFGACCTPVPGDRIVGILEPEQGLTVHVIDCQKLADYADDDSVWHDLQWTPQAEQGAVGTARLRATIKNAPGVLGQVCTVIGEAGGNILNLKMAHRQSDFFDVDLDVEVADAKHATSIMAALRANPSVDTAERSRG
- the dnaE gene encoding DNA polymerase III subunit alpha, with protein sequence MSEAPAKTGFVHLRVRSAYSLLEGAIKAGKVGRLAADAGMPAVGVSDRVNLFGALEFSEAAKAVGVQPLIACALPVTGIGGKRTERWAKVPTVVLICQDETGWRNLCALSSSAYLDAGDEEPHVTWDQVVARSAGLILLSGGPDGPVDPLFVQNKPAEGARALAAMAGAFGDRFYVELQRHGRPDEAAAERGLVDWAYGHDVPLVATNDVHYARQNQARSHDALLCIADGAFTGQEDRRRISPEHFFKTAAEMRTLFADLPEACDSTIEIARRCAFLVRTHPPILPRFDAGDGRTEPEELMHQAREGLKARLNRVTPSAPEADYWTRLEWEVGIITQMGFPGYFLIVSDFIKWAKAHGIPVGPGRGSGAGSLVAWALTITDLDPLRFGLLFERFLNPERVSMPDFDIDFCQERREEVITYVQERYGKDRVAQIITFGTLQARAVLRDVGRVLQMPLGQVDRLAKMIPNNPANPTTLAQAIEIEPRLREARDADPAVASLLETALELEGLYRNASTHAAGIVIGDRPLVELTPLYQDPRSDIPATQFNMKWVEPAGLVKFDFLGLKTLTVLDRAHGYLSRRGAAQDFNLLPLDDGKTYELMASGQTVGVFQLESQGMRDTLRKMRCGSIEEITALISLYRPGPMEMIDTYIDRKFGRAEVDYLHPSLKETLSETYGVIIYQEQVMKIAQILAGYSLGEADLLRRAMGKKKKEEMDFQKARFIKGASEKSVPEQQSDSIFELVAKFAGYGFNKSHAAAYALISYQTGWLKANHPVEFFAASMSLDLSNTDKLAVFYQDARKFGVPVRAPDVNTSSADFDVAWEEGTGAVLYALGAIRNVGLEAMKHVVEVRETGGRFTDIFDFLERVDPRAVNKRALEGLAKSGAFDSLHPNRRQLFEQADTLMAYCQSVAADRTSSQVSLFGADQAGASRPRLKAVEPWVGPERLDQELSAVGFYLSGHPLEDMEGALRRKRVTFVAEAVQRAEQGHDAFMMAGVVRRRQERASARNGEKFAFVTFSDPTGEFECLFPPEQLRKCRDLLEVGSALMVRVRAKASDGEVRFFGDDCSRLDALVDDASVGLRVHVSARTTDPAAIQARLARATAQPGKGGAGGEITLIASLDGRREVEMRLPGRYRLDGALRGALKSAPGVLMLEDA